One window of Phycisphaeraceae bacterium genomic DNA carries:
- the aroC gene encoding chorismate synthase — protein MPVLDYQTAGESHGPALVITITGLPAGLDLDVDFINAELLRRQGGYGRGGRQRIEQDRVEFLTGVRQGRTIAAPLTMVIRNNDSRLDDLQKTPPVYRPRPGHADLAGSVKWLTTDCRETLERASARETASRVAAGAVARCLLREFGIEAFGFVRSILDAKTDVAITDANWQEMKKVRDASETYCPDEAVTAKQCEIIRQAKVDKDTVGGLVEAHVFGCPIGLGSCMNWTTKLDARLAYAVMGIQAFKAVEIGLGKECAFLPGHKVHDPIRFDAKQKDKPHLGFVRDSNNAGGTEGGMTNGMPVVVRGTMKPIATLLRGMPSVDLNTKESQMSSYERSDVCAVSAASVVLENVAAFEVARVFSEKFSGDSLTEVRAQYDAYMRFARMLPLEPPIAVVAKH, from the coding sequence ATGCCAGTTCTCGATTATCAAACCGCCGGGGAATCGCACGGGCCGGCACTCGTTATCACGATCACCGGCTTGCCGGCGGGGCTCGACCTCGATGTTGATTTCATCAATGCGGAGCTGCTGCGCCGCCAGGGCGGGTACGGCCGGGGCGGGCGCCAGCGCATCGAGCAGGATCGGGTGGAGTTTCTCACCGGCGTGCGCCAGGGGCGGACGATCGCGGCGCCACTGACGATGGTGATCAGGAACAACGATTCGAGACTCGATGATCTGCAGAAGACGCCGCCGGTCTATCGGCCCAGGCCGGGGCACGCGGATCTTGCGGGGAGCGTGAAGTGGTTGACGACGGATTGCCGCGAAACGCTGGAGAGAGCGAGTGCGCGGGAGACGGCGAGCCGCGTCGCGGCGGGCGCGGTGGCGCGATGCCTGCTGCGCGAGTTCGGGATCGAGGCGTTCGGGTTTGTGCGGAGCATCCTGGATGCGAAGACCGACGTTGCGATCACCGATGCCAACTGGCAGGAGATGAAGAAGGTGCGCGACGCGAGCGAGACGTATTGCCCGGATGAAGCGGTGACGGCGAAGCAGTGCGAGATCATCCGGCAGGCGAAAGTGGACAAGGACACGGTCGGCGGATTGGTCGAGGCGCACGTCTTCGGGTGCCCGATCGGGCTCGGCTCGTGCATGAACTGGACGACGAAGCTGGATGCGCGGCTCGCGTACGCGGTGATGGGGATTCAGGCGTTCAAAGCGGTCGAGATCGGGCTGGGGAAGGAGTGCGCGTTCCTGCCGGGGCACAAGGTGCACGACCCGATCCGATTTGATGCGAAACAAAAAGACAAGCCGCATCTCGGTTTCGTGCGCGACAGCAACAACGCGGGCGGCACCGAGGGCGGGATGACCAACGGCATGCCCGTCGTCGTCCGCGGCACGATGAAACCGATCGCGACCTTGCTGCGCGGGATGCCGAGTGTCGATCTGAACACCAAAGAAAGCCAGATGAGCAGCTACGAGCGCAGCGACGTGTGCGCCGTGAGCGCGGCGAGCGTGGTGCTCGAGAACGTCGCGGCGTTCGAGGTGGCGCGGGTCTTCAGCGAGAAGTTCAGCGGGGATTCGCTGACCGAAGTGCGGGCGCAGTACGACGCGTACATGCGGTTTGCGCGGATGCTGCCTTTGGAGCCGCCGATAGCGGTGGTGGCGAAACACTGA
- a CDS encoding MFS transporter → MSTRDASLAVGAGFLGWTLDAFDFFLVVIALPRIAKDLNVEESAIAFSLTLTLMFRPVGALIFGLLADRYGRRIPMMANLVFFSIVEVATAFSPNLITFLVLRALFGIGMGGEWGVGASLVMEKAGARWRGLISGILQEGYAFGFLLAAVAAYFMLDSFGWRPMFLLGGAPALLAIFIRFFVKESEVWHRTKAEGWGHLFASIAAHWKLLLFLTLLMAMMNFSSHGTQDMFPTFMKSFRGMDPKDYSTVVMVAMCGAIFGGAIFGFASDHFGRRRMMTVAFVGALLCVPLWAFSSDYYWIMGGAFCMQFMVQGAWGIIPAHINELSPDRGRGFLPGFAYQCGNMIAASIAWVQSLLAKDWPYPQVMAVSVSTIFVGAIVVTLLGPERRGVKFG, encoded by the coding sequence GTGTCCACGCGCGATGCATCGCTCGCGGTGGGCGCGGGGTTTCTCGGGTGGACGCTCGACGCGTTCGATTTTTTTCTGGTGGTGATCGCGCTGCCGCGAATCGCGAAGGATTTGAACGTCGAAGAGAGCGCGATCGCGTTCTCGCTCACGCTGACGCTGATGTTCCGGCCGGTGGGCGCGCTGATCTTCGGGCTGCTGGCCGACCGGTACGGGCGGCGCATCCCGATGATGGCGAACCTGGTGTTCTTCTCGATCGTCGAGGTGGCGACGGCGTTCTCGCCGAATCTGATCACGTTCCTGGTGCTCCGCGCGCTCTTCGGGATCGGCATGGGGGGCGAATGGGGAGTCGGCGCTTCGCTCGTGATGGAGAAGGCGGGCGCGCGATGGCGCGGGCTGATCAGCGGGATTCTGCAGGAGGGGTACGCGTTCGGGTTCCTCCTCGCGGCGGTCGCGGCGTACTTCATGCTTGATTCGTTTGGATGGCGCCCGATGTTCTTGCTCGGCGGTGCGCCGGCGCTGCTCGCGATTTTCATCCGGTTCTTCGTCAAGGAATCCGAAGTCTGGCACCGGACGAAGGCGGAAGGGTGGGGCCACCTGTTCGCCTCGATCGCGGCGCACTGGAAACTGCTGCTCTTTCTCACGCTGCTGATGGCGATGATGAATTTCTCGTCGCACGGGACTCAGGACATGTTCCCGACGTTCATGAAGTCGTTCCGCGGCATGGACCCGAAGGACTATTCGACGGTCGTGATGGTCGCGATGTGCGGCGCCATTTTCGGCGGCGCGATCTTCGGCTTTGCCTCGGATCACTTCGGGCGAAGGCGGATGATGACGGTGGCGTTTGTCGGGGCGCTGTTGTGTGTGCCGCTGTGGGCGTTCTCGTCCGACTACTACTGGATCATGGGCGGCGCGTTCTGCATGCAGTTCATGGTGCAGGGCGCGTGGGGGATCATCCCGGCGCACATCAACGAGCTTTCGCCCGATCGGGGGCGCGGCTTTTTGCCGGGGTTCGCGTATCAGTGCGGGAACATGATCGCGGCGAGCATCGCGTGGGTGCAGTCGCTGCTCGCAAAGGACTGGCCGTACCCGCAGGTGATGGCAGTAAGCGTTTCGACTATTTTCGTCGGCGCGATCGTGGTGACCCTGCTCGGGCCGGAGCGGCGCGGCGTGAAGTTCGGGTGA
- a CDS encoding YajQ family cyclic di-GMP-binding protein, whose product MPSLDIVSKLNFAELDNAINNAKKAVMARFDFRGSHTEIEVVKEGDKKEQSIKLTADDESKMKGLREMFESACMKRGILPRSFEFGEVEPALAGKVKCTGKIRNGIPQDKAKEMVKQIKDTKLKVQASIQGDEIRLSGKQIDDLQSIMAMLQKSVDLPLQFVNMKRD is encoded by the coding sequence ATGCCGTCGCTGGACATCGTCTCGAAACTCAACTTTGCCGAACTCGACAACGCGATCAACAACGCCAAGAAGGCGGTGATGGCGCGGTTCGACTTTCGGGGCTCGCACACCGAGATCGAGGTCGTCAAAGAAGGCGACAAGAAGGAACAGTCGATCAAGCTGACGGCCGATGACGAGAGCAAGATGAAGGGCCTGCGCGAGATGTTCGAATCCGCGTGCATGAAGCGGGGGATCTTGCCGCGGTCGTTTGAATTCGGCGAGGTGGAGCCGGCGCTCGCGGGGAAGGTGAAGTGCACCGGCAAGATCCGGAACGGCATCCCGCAGGACAAGGCGAAGGAGATGGTGAAGCAGATCAAGGACACGAAGTTGAAGGTGCAGGCGTCGATCCAGGGCGATGAGATCCGCCTGAGCGGCAAGCAGATCGACGACCTTCAGAGCATCATGGCGATGCTGCAGAAGTCGGTGGACCTGCCGCTGCAGTTTGTGAATATGAAGAGGGACTGA
- a CDS encoding tail fiber domain-containing protein codes for MKILMRVAAFALCPTLLFAGPTAVPYTPKGGPSPFEDRAAPSKYNLNDGPVTTAWTAGSGSEIIGVHAFQAVGSIDVLANISCKWGKATNGATARIFVWQDDGSGDINKARLLHEQNVTIQNAQLDIRNVYKLSKGVPVTGRFYIGCSTVCGPTDSPIAALNMSQPAGSVFLGVASPPFNAQNISSGSPGSVSSTYTLTLRAEGVNSGFTYQGKLAQAGVNYSGTADLRFEVFDSATGGSSLGPAQEIDNVAVAAGVFTVQVPQALSTFSNVAGNLWVEVSATTPSGNAAGWATISPRTPIAPVPMANTALVASKALNVDWMELVGNPWKAVTGGVSTAGALAVGTLSPGSPFHVFSNNATNTALIDSSHTVGTWLHLRNQSTSGRDWSLVSTGPANSEGPGRLLFFDGNAPLVRMLIDPAGSVGIGTIGPAARLHVDGGPLFSQMVVSANDANGVWLNLNNYSSNGHYWSLVSAGANNGEGAGSLLFRDTTVPATRMILTSAGRVGINTITPEQTLSVNGAVQILNSNLLAFGTVGNTLGTAENTDMIAFQRVNLTSGGTNSTELRLIIGDDNSSGASADYFTIGTIPGAIWNPTFGFRSDGLASKPGGGSWAAISDPRAKHDMVPLKGTLDRLLKLRGYEYFYNDDIVKSGKGLPGVQIGLMADEVERVFPDWVTRDANGLRAVSERATTALMVEALRDLRAEKDAQIGAQREEIASLRAKNAELEARLRAIEEKLAK; via the coding sequence ATGAAGATTCTGATGCGTGTTGCGGCGTTTGCGTTATGCCCGACGTTGTTGTTTGCCGGGCCGACGGCCGTGCCGTACACGCCAAAGGGGGGGCCTTCGCCGTTCGAAGATCGCGCGGCGCCGAGCAAGTACAACCTGAACGACGGACCGGTGACCACGGCGTGGACCGCGGGCAGCGGATCCGAAATCATCGGCGTGCACGCCTTTCAGGCCGTCGGCTCAATCGACGTGCTCGCGAACATCTCGTGCAAATGGGGAAAAGCAACGAACGGTGCGACTGCGCGGATCTTCGTCTGGCAGGACGACGGATCGGGCGACATTAACAAAGCACGGTTGCTCCACGAGCAGAACGTGACGATCCAGAACGCGCAGCTGGATATCCGGAACGTGTACAAGTTGAGCAAGGGTGTGCCGGTGACCGGCCGGTTCTACATCGGCTGCTCCACGGTGTGCGGCCCGACGGACTCCCCCATCGCGGCGTTGAATATGTCGCAGCCTGCAGGGAGCGTGTTTCTCGGCGTGGCGTCCCCGCCATTCAATGCACAGAACATTTCGAGCGGAAGTCCGGGGAGTGTCTCGTCGACCTACACCCTTACGCTGCGTGCGGAGGGCGTGAACAGCGGATTCACGTATCAGGGCAAGCTCGCGCAAGCGGGCGTGAACTACAGCGGCACGGCGGACCTGCGGTTTGAAGTCTTCGACAGCGCGACGGGCGGCAGTTCGCTCGGTCCGGCGCAGGAGATCGACAACGTCGCCGTCGCGGCGGGCGTGTTCACGGTGCAGGTGCCGCAGGCGCTCTCGACATTTTCAAATGTCGCGGGCAACTTGTGGGTCGAGGTGAGCGCAACGACCCCGTCTGGCAACGCGGCCGGCTGGGCGACGATCTCCCCCCGCACGCCGATCGCGCCGGTGCCGATGGCGAACACAGCGCTGGTTGCAAGCAAAGCGCTGAACGTGGACTGGATGGAGTTGGTTGGGAATCCCTGGAAGGCGGTGACCGGCGGCGTCAGCACGGCGGGCGCCCTAGCCGTCGGCACACTCTCTCCGGGCTCGCCATTTCATGTCTTCTCCAACAACGCCACGAACACGGCGCTGATCGATTCGTCGCACACCGTCGGAACGTGGCTCCATCTGCGCAATCAATCAACATCGGGCCGCGATTGGTCGCTCGTCAGCACAGGTCCGGCGAATTCGGAGGGTCCTGGCCGGCTGCTGTTCTTCGACGGCAACGCGCCGCTGGTCCGGATGCTGATCGACCCGGCGGGCAGCGTCGGAATCGGGACGATCGGCCCCGCCGCGCGGCTGCACGTGGACGGCGGGCCGCTCTTCAGCCAGATGGTGGTCAGCGCGAACGACGCGAACGGAGTCTGGCTGAACCTGAACAATTACTCGTCCAACGGTCACTACTGGTCGTTGGTCTCGGCGGGAGCCAACAACGGCGAAGGGGCCGGCTCGCTGCTTTTTCGGGATACAACTGTTCCCGCGACGCGGATGATCCTGACTTCGGCCGGCAGGGTGGGCATCAACACAATCACGCCGGAGCAAACGCTGAGCGTGAATGGCGCGGTGCAGATTCTCAATTCCAATCTGCTCGCGTTCGGCACCGTCGGCAACACGCTGGGCACGGCGGAGAACACCGACATGATCGCGTTCCAGCGGGTCAATTTGACTTCGGGCGGGACCAACTCCACCGAACTGCGGTTGATCATCGGAGACGACAATTCCTCGGGAGCGAGCGCCGACTATTTCACAATCGGGACAATCCCGGGCGCGATTTGGAACCCGACGTTTGGGTTCCGCTCCGATGGCCTAGCGAGCAAGCCCGGCGGCGGCTCGTGGGCGGCGATCTCCGACCCGCGCGCCAAGCACGACATGGTGCCATTGAAGGGAACGCTCGACCGGCTGCTGAAACTGCGGGGCTACGAGTACTTCTACAACGACGACATCGTGAAGAGCGGGAAGGGATTGCCCGGCGTGCAGATCGGGCTGATGGCCGACGAGGTGGAGCGGGTATTCCCCGATTGGGTCACGCGCGACGCGAACGGTCTTCGGGCGGTGAGCGAGCGAGCGACGACGGCGCTGATGGTGGAAGCCCTGCGCGACCTGCGGGCGGAAAAGGACGCACAGATCGGGGCGCAGCGTGAAGAAATCGCGAGCCTAAGAGCAAAGAACGCGGAGCTGGAGGCGAGGTTGCGGGCGATTGAAGAAAAGCTCGCCAAGTAA
- a CDS encoding PRC-barrel domain-containing protein, whose amino-acid sequence MNTNTRRLTACVLASVVGGCFSVAAQPAQEPSKQDQNRQQDPNRQMPPRHANSGDMRTPSYNYASRTYASADKLRGSSIENAAKKDVGSVSDLIIDRGSGAVTYVVVNAGGFLGIGTKKVVVPFTSFGWNAADKQLTLEATSDQVKSWPEYKEETWQGTAESLSNRLSRDYYRTPKNYYPSSSTSDESVVKGKVTKVDRREAPGTNTEEMIVTVRRPDGTDESVIVAPTYYMSGNTNPVYRDAPVEMRVTRVERDGHPVLVARSFQVNASDVPLYDKSGKAHWWEFDKADKNRTIGYPFLLNSDIDGKQIYARGEQCGKVNDLIVETGTGRIAFLSIDPDQNILGIGDTKRLVPWGVAMVITEDSVMLDATKSMITSSPETPSDLSSISGDNRYQTIYQTYGISEPYYYDTNWNNSSRRMDRDMNKRDRDLRDTQPKPK is encoded by the coding sequence ATGAATACGAACACCCGCAGACTGACAGCGTGTGTCTTGGCGTCGGTGGTTGGCGGCTGCTTCTCCGTCGCCGCGCAGCCCGCGCAGGAGCCATCGAAACAGGACCAGAACCGGCAGCAGGATCCCAACAGGCAGATGCCGCCGCGGCACGCGAATTCCGGCGATATGCGCACGCCCTCGTACAACTACGCCTCGCGCACTTATGCGTCAGCGGACAAGCTGCGCGGCTCGAGCATCGAGAATGCGGCGAAGAAGGACGTCGGCAGCGTGAGCGATCTGATCATCGACCGCGGCTCCGGCGCGGTGACGTACGTCGTCGTGAACGCCGGCGGCTTCCTCGGGATCGGCACGAAGAAAGTCGTTGTTCCGTTCACCTCTTTCGGCTGGAACGCGGCCGACAAGCAGCTCACGCTCGAAGCGACGAGCGATCAAGTGAAGAGCTGGCCGGAATACAAGGAAGAAACCTGGCAAGGAACCGCGGAGAGCCTGTCGAATCGTCTGAGCCGCGATTACTACCGCACGCCGAAGAACTACTACCCCTCGTCATCCACTTCCGATGAGTCGGTCGTCAAGGGCAAGGTGACCAAAGTCGACCGGCGCGAGGCACCGGGGACGAACACGGAAGAGATGATCGTGACCGTGCGCAGGCCTGATGGAACCGACGAGTCTGTGATCGTCGCCCCGACATACTACATGTCGGGGAACACCAATCCTGTCTATCGCGATGCGCCGGTCGAGATGCGCGTGACCCGCGTGGAGCGCGACGGGCATCCGGTCCTGGTCGCACGCTCGTTCCAGGTGAACGCCTCGGATGTGCCTCTGTACGACAAGTCCGGCAAGGCGCATTGGTGGGAATTTGACAAGGCGGACAAGAACCGGACAATCGGCTATCCGTTCCTGCTGAACTCCGATATCGACGGCAAGCAGATCTACGCTCGCGGCGAACAGTGTGGCAAGGTGAACGACTTGATCGTTGAAACCGGCACGGGCCGCATCGCGTTCCTGTCGATCGATCCAGATCAGAACATTCTCGGAATCGGCGACACAAAGCGGCTGGTCCCCTGGGGCGTCGCGATGGTCATCACCGAGGACTCCGTCATGCTCGACGCGACCAAGTCGATGATCACAAGTTCACCCGAAACGCCGTCCGACCTGAGTTCGATCAGCGGTGACAACAGGTATCAAACCATCTACCAGACCTACGGGATTTCAGAGCCGTACTACTACGACACCAACTGGAACAATTCGTCGCGGCGCATGGACCGCGACATGAATAAGCGTGATCGCGACCTCCGCGACACGCAGCCGAAGCCCAAGTAG
- a CDS encoding ferritin-like domain-containing protein: MKLNSLSDLLLDQIRDLHSAETQLVTALPRMIKGAQNSDLKQLFSDHLDQTHDHVDRLRRAAELLGGKAVGKTCKAMKGLIEEGKEALEEKGEEAVHDVGLVAAAQRVEHYEIAAYGTALALAQRIGNDEVASLLERTLGEEKGADKLLTEVCQSSLFEEAPTA, from the coding sequence ATGAAGCTCAACTCGCTTTCCGATCTCCTCCTCGATCAGATCCGCGATCTGCACAGCGCGGAAACCCAGCTCGTGACGGCGCTCCCGAGGATGATCAAGGGTGCGCAGAACTCGGACCTCAAGCAGCTCTTCTCCGATCACCTCGATCAGACGCACGATCACGTGGATCGCCTCCGGCGCGCCGCCGAGTTGCTCGGAGGAAAGGCCGTCGGCAAAACCTGCAAGGCGATGAAAGGACTCATCGAGGAAGGCAAGGAAGCGCTCGAAGAAAAAGGCGAGGAGGCCGTGCATGATGTCGGGCTCGTCGCCGCGGCGCAGCGCGTCGAGCACTACGAGATCGCGGCATACGGCACGGCTCTCGCCCTCGCGCAGCGCATCGGAAACGACGAGGTTGCGTCGCTCCTTGAAAGAACACTCGGCGAAGAAAAGGGAGCCGACAAGCTCTTGACCGAAGTCTGCCAGAGCAGCCTGTTCGAGGAGGCCCCGACCGCGTAA
- a CDS encoding DUF1328 domain-containing protein: MLYWAATFLVIALIAALLGFGGLAAGAASIAQILFFVFLVLFVLSLIVGLARGRSPQIP; this comes from the coding sequence ATGCTTTATTGGGCAGCCACGTTTCTCGTCATCGCCTTGATCGCCGCGTTGCTTGGTTTCGGCGGCCTTGCCGCCGGCGCGGCATCCATCGCGCAGATCTTGTTCTTCGTGTTTCTTGTGCTCTTCGTTTTGTCGCTCATCGTGGGCCTCGCCCGCGGCCGCAGCCCGCAAATCCCCTGA
- a CDS encoding CsbD family protein, producing MNWDRIEGNWMEYKGKVRERWGRLTDQDLQVIKGKREQLEGKLQQIYGKTVDQARQEVDDWAEKIDSAT from the coding sequence ATGAATTGGGATCGAATCGAAGGCAACTGGATGGAGTACAAAGGAAAGGTTCGCGAGCGGTGGGGCCGACTCACGGACCAGGATCTCCAGGTCATCAAGGGAAAGCGCGAGCAGCTCGAAGGAAAGTTGCAGCAGATCTACGGCAAGACCGTCGATCAGGCCAGGCAGGAAGTTGACGACTGGGCGGAGAAAATCGATTCAGCGACATAA
- a CDS encoding DUF3309 domain-containing protein, with protein MSGPIQILLVVLLVLLLIGLLPAWPYSSGWGYYPSGGVGLLLVIVVLLVAFAGPRGGNIRKI; from the coding sequence ATGAGTGGACCCATTCAAATTCTCTTGGTCGTCCTTCTCGTCTTGCTTCTGATCGGACTTTTGCCCGCGTGGCCGTACAGCTCCGGATGGGGCTACTACCCGAGCGGAGGCGTCGGGCTACTGCTCGTGATCGTGGTCCTCCTTGTTGCATTCGCCGGCCCGCGCGGCGGCAACATCAGGAAGATCTGA
- a CDS encoding glycoside hydrolase family 57 protein: MTAVVIYFQVHQPYRLRRYSVFDSDPFYFDDSKNAEICRKVASKCYLPATRLVLDLVRRHQGKFRVAYSISGTALEQFESFAPEVLDLFRELARTGCVEFLTETYHHSLAFNYTPDEFRAQVELHSDRIKSLFGQVPTVFRNTELIYSNALAREVSLMTDDSGARRFYGALAEGTDRNLGYRKPTCVFKPPKSQGHDLIGRDNRPFGLLLKNYRLSDDIAFRFSNRGWSEWPLTPDKFAAWIGDLDAPDPEVKSAKQSENLCNLFLDYETFGEHQWADTGIFQFLDALPEKVMSAAGAKNRFITPTEALKEFAPLAEYDVPDFISWADSERDLSAWRGNAMQCNALEEIFRLEKEIKDKCSKCQSDLKAGDPASSRRAEIATRLLDDWRKLTTSDHFYYMCTKYFADGDVHKYFNPYDSPYDSYINFMNALDNVRTRAVQ; the protein is encoded by the coding sequence ATGACCGCCGTTGTCATCTACTTCCAGGTCCATCAGCCTTACCGGCTGCGCCGCTACAGCGTCTTTGATTCCGATCCTTTCTACTTTGATGACAGCAAGAACGCGGAGATCTGCCGCAAGGTCGCCTCGAAGTGCTACCTGCCCGCGACACGCCTCGTCCTCGATCTGGTCCGGCGCCACCAGGGCAAGTTCCGCGTGGCGTACTCGATCAGCGGCACGGCGCTCGAGCAGTTCGAGTCGTTCGCGCCCGAAGTGCTCGATCTCTTCCGGGAGCTCGCGCGGACCGGCTGCGTCGAATTTCTCACCGAGACATATCACCACTCGCTCGCGTTCAACTACACGCCGGACGAGTTTCGTGCGCAGGTCGAACTGCACAGCGACCGGATCAAGTCTCTCTTCGGGCAGGTGCCCACCGTCTTCCGCAACACCGAACTCATCTACTCCAACGCGCTCGCCCGTGAGGTCTCGCTGATGACCGATGATTCGGGCGCTCGACGCTTCTACGGCGCGCTCGCCGAAGGAACCGATCGGAACCTCGGATACCGCAAGCCGACCTGCGTCTTCAAGCCGCCGAAATCTCAGGGGCACGACCTGATCGGCCGCGACAACCGCCCCTTCGGCCTCCTTCTCAAGAACTACCGCCTCAGCGACGACATCGCCTTCCGCTTCAGCAACCGCGGATGGTCCGAGTGGCCCCTCACCCCGGACAAATTCGCCGCCTGGATCGGCGATCTCGACGCACCCGATCCGGAGGTGAAGAGCGCGAAGCAGAGCGAGAATCTCTGCAACCTGTTCCTCGATTACGAGACATTCGGCGAACATCAGTGGGCCGACACCGGAATCTTCCAGTTTCTCGATGCGCTGCCCGAAAAGGTGATGTCGGCCGCGGGCGCGAAGAACCGGTTCATCACGCCAACCGAGGCGCTCAAAGAGTTCGCGCCGCTCGCCGAGTACGACGTGCCCGACTTCATCTCTTGGGCCGATTCCGAGCGCGATCTCTCCGCCTGGCGCGGCAACGCCATGCAGTGCAACGCCCTTGAGGAGATCTTCCGTCTCGAGAAGGAGATCAAGGACAAGTGCTCCAAGTGTCAGAGCGACCTCAAGGCGGGCGACCCGGCCTCGTCACGCCGGGCCGAGATCGCCACGAGATTGCTCGATGACTGGCGCAAGCTGACCACGAGCGATCATTTTTACTACATGTGCACGAAGTACTTCGCCGACGGCGACGTGCACAAGTACTTCAATCCGTACGACTCACCCTACGACTCGTACATCAATTTCATGAACGCGCTGGACAATGTGCGGACGCGCGCGGTGCAGTAG
- a CDS encoding LptF/LptG family permease codes for MKTIDRYIARQYLINIVALVVILFSFIIAIDLSLNFDKFMALAAKRGMTPDGDPSTARKLLLTIFLVFDYWWPKLVQLFNYMIGLITIGAMGFTCSQLVRHREFVAAVAGGISLHRLMRPILLVALLVTAIQALNFEFIIPNIADLIQRDREQASQRSLESLPVRLVPDGQRRLFYARSFEPESKQMLDVLIIERSAAGPASRSISASRAVWRDGGWDLENGIAESRSSESAPKEKVGRIETDLDPTALKIARFSGYSQSLSWSQISEMLGRPDLLALNNDDPDRDKAGAMDVRNQRIAELERIRYGRVAIMVCNILALLAVMPFFLRREPTSMIMESIKAAPLAVGGVMGGVLGASAAIPGLPAQVGVFVPALVLLPIAIAAVSSVRT; via the coding sequence GTGAAGACCATCGACCGCTACATCGCCCGGCAGTACCTGATCAACATTGTTGCGCTCGTCGTCATTCTCTTCAGTTTCATTATCGCGATCGACCTGTCGCTCAATTTCGATAAGTTCATGGCGCTCGCCGCCAAGCGCGGCATGACGCCCGACGGCGATCCCTCCACCGCTCGCAAACTGCTTCTCACCATCTTCCTCGTCTTCGACTACTGGTGGCCCAAGCTCGTCCAGCTCTTCAACTACATGATCGGGCTTATCACCATCGGGGCGATGGGCTTCACCTGCTCGCAGCTCGTCCGCCACCGCGAGTTCGTCGCCGCGGTCGCCGGGGGAATCAGCCTACACCGACTGATGCGGCCGATTCTTCTGGTCGCCCTTCTCGTCACGGCGATCCAGGCGCTGAACTTCGAGTTCATCATCCCCAACATCGCCGACCTCATCCAGCGCGACCGCGAACAGGCCAGCCAGCGCAGCCTCGAGTCCCTGCCGGTGCGCCTCGTGCCCGACGGGCAGCGTCGCCTTTTCTACGCCCGCAGCTTCGAACCCGAGAGCAAGCAGATGCTCGACGTGCTCATCATCGAGCGTTCCGCGGCAGGACCCGCCTCCCGCAGCATCTCCGCTTCCAGGGCGGTCTGGCGCGACGGCGGCTGGGATCTGGAAAACGGGATCGCCGAATCCCGATCGAGCGAGTCCGCCCCGAAGGAAAAAGTCGGGCGGATCGAAACAGACCTCGATCCCACCGCGCTCAAGATCGCACGCTTCTCAGGCTACAGCCAGAGCCTCAGTTGGTCGCAGATTTCGGAAATGCTCGGCCGGCCGGACCTCCTCGCGCTCAACAACGACGATCCCGATCGCGACAAGGCGGGCGCCATGGACGTCCGAAACCAGCGCATCGCCGAACTCGAGCGCATCCGCTACGGCCGCGTCGCCATCATGGTCTGCAACATCCTGGCGCTGCTCGCCGTCATGCCTTTCTTCCTGCGGCGCGAGCCCACCAGCATGATCATGGAGTCGATCAAGGCCGCGCCGCTGGCCGTCGGAGGCGTCATGGGGGGTGTGCTCGGCGCTTCGGCGGCAATCCCCGGCCTTCCGGCGCAGGTCGGCGTATTCGTCCCTGCGCTCGTGCTCCTGCCCATCGCGATCGCCGCCGTCAGCAGCGTGCGAACCTAG